In the Gorilla gorilla gorilla isolate KB3781 chromosome 1, NHGRI_mGorGor1-v2.1_pri, whole genome shotgun sequence genome, ATCTCTCCAGAGTCCAGAGCTCAAAGCCAGGGATGTTCCTGGTCTCTGGGACTCGACCCACCCCGCAGTGTTCGTGGGAAAAATGACTCCGAGCAGGGGAGGGTCTGGCCCCAGTGGACCGGGCGGGACCCAGGGCAGGGACCTCGCCCTCCGCCTGACCTCTGAGTTGGCCTCTCGGGAGTTGCCGTGGCCGAGCGCACGCTCACCGAGCCCCCCACCAGAAGTCCCTCCCGCGCCCCGGCTACCCGCACCTGAAGCGCTCGTGGCCCGCGGTGTCCCAGAGTTGCAGCTTGACCCGCGGCCCTGCCCGCAGCTGCAGCGCGCGGCGGTAGCACTCGGCGCCCACCGTGGGCTCGGGCTCGGGCTCCGGCTCCGGGGCGCCAGGCGCGCCTGCCACGTAGCTCCGCAGCAGCGACGTCTTGCCCACCGCCGCGTCCCCCAGCAGCGCGACCCGAAATTGGTAGCGGCAGCCCTCGGCCTCCATGGCCGCGTCCGCCACCCCGCCGCCCCGCGGCCGTTTTGTCCG is a window encoding:
- the RAB42 gene encoding ras-related protein Rab-42 isoform X2: MEAEGCRYQFRVALLGDAAVGKTSLLRSYVAGAPGAPEPEPEPEPTVGAECYRRALQLRAGPRVKLQLWDTAGHERFSILRAEAGGSPEVRSSRPAWPTLVKPCLY